A DNA window from Rhipicephalus sanguineus isolate Rsan-2018 chromosome 8, BIME_Rsan_1.4, whole genome shotgun sequence contains the following coding sequences:
- the LOC119402798 gene encoding uncharacterized protein LOC119402798 isoform X2, protein MCGFAKEDMVAVNTSLLLVGLLYTEGASFNIAFIVYLEDRMIEKCIAIIQAPPPSRIQSRMIVTRFWCRRTPSK, encoded by the exons GTTTCGCAAAGGAAGATATGGTTGCAGTTAACACTTCACTGCTACTCGTTGGATTGCTG TACACGGAAGGAGCAAGTTTCAACATCGCATTCATTGTGTACCTCGAAGATAGG ATGATCGAAAAGTGTATCGCCATAATTCAGGCGCCCCCACCCAGTAGAATTCAATCGAGAATGATCGTCACTAGGTTTTGGTGCAGACGTACGCCGTCAAAATAA
- the LOC119402798 gene encoding uncharacterized protein LOC119402798 isoform X1, translated as MCGFAKEDMVAVNTSLLLVGLLVSFCKESIEVGGWIEDRTPNTVRYRDLAQFAYMDQRGRSSRGLRFHVTQARWRYTEGASFNIAFIVYLEDRMIEKCIAIIQAPPPSRIQSRMIVTRFWCRRTPSK; from the exons GTTTCGCAAAGGAAGATATGGTTGCAGTTAACACTTCACTGCTACTCGTTGGATTGCTGGTGAGCTTTTGTAAAGAAAGCATCGAAGTTGGTGGATGGATAGAAGACAGAACTCCGAACACAGTTAGGTACCGTGATTTAGCGCAGTTCGCCTACATGGATCAAAGGGGTCGTAGCAGCCGAGGCTTGAGATTTCACGTAACGCAAGCCAGATGGAGG TACACGGAAGGAGCAAGTTTCAACATCGCATTCATTGTGTACCTCGAAGATAGG ATGATCGAAAAGTGTATCGCCATAATTCAGGCGCCCCCACCCAGTAGAATTCAATCGAGAATGATCGTCACTAGGTTTTGGTGCAGACGTACGCCGTCAAAATAA